Proteins co-encoded in one Meiothermus sp. genomic window:
- a CDS encoding acyltransferase: MDYFKHETAIVDEGAQIGRGTKIWHFSHISAKAIIGENCSLGQNVYVANNVRIGNGVKIQNNVSVYEGVILEDYVFCGPSMVFTNVLTPRSEFPRNTAADYGRILVKRGASIGANATIVTGVTLHEGAFVAAGAVVTKDVPAYAIVAGVPARVIGWMSAYGDRLDFSQSDTVTDSQGHVYQKVGPLEVRRIK; the protein is encoded by the coding sequence ATGGACTACTTCAAGCACGAGACCGCCATTGTAGACGAAGGCGCCCAGATTGGCCGGGGCACCAAGATCTGGCACTTTAGCCATATCAGCGCCAAGGCCATAATTGGCGAAAACTGCTCCTTGGGCCAGAACGTGTACGTTGCCAACAACGTGCGGATCGGCAACGGGGTCAAAATCCAAAACAACGTCTCGGTGTACGAAGGGGTCATCCTGGAAGACTACGTGTTCTGCGGACCCAGCATGGTTTTTACCAATGTGCTGACCCCCCGCAGCGAGTTTCCCCGCAACACCGCCGCCGACTACGGGCGCATCCTGGTCAAGCGGGGGGCCAGTATCGGCGCCAATGCCACCATCGTCACCGGGGTTACCCTGCACGAGGGAGCTTTTGTGGCCGCCGGTGCGGTCGTCACCAAAGATGTACCAGCCTATGCCATTGTGGCCGGGGTACCCGCCCGTGTGATCGGCTGGATGAGCGCCTACGGCGATCGGCTGGACTTTAGTCAAAGCGACACCGTGACCGACTCCCAGGGACACGTCTACCAGAAGGTAGGCCCCCTCGAGGTACGGAGGATCAAGTGA
- a CDS encoding glycosyltransferase family 4 protein — MLPKIVHLTSAHPPFDVRIFHRECVSLAQAGYKVVLVAPHEQDEVRQGVQVRAISKTHKGRLGRMLGTVWAVYKQALAAQGDIYHFHDPELIPIGLLLRLQGKKVVYDVHEDVPTDILSKNWIPRPLRGLVALGMRLLERLAGHLLSGIVAVTEPIAARFPAHKTILLQNFPHPQEVAALEDRPYAQRPARALYAGSITAVRGLFEMLEAMQQLQDSPLRLTLIGAFAPSALQAQAAQHPGYRQVDFLGYKNRPETLELLSQSRMGLAVLHPIPSFLVSQPTKLYEYMMAGIPFVASDFPLWRASVGDTACGLFVNPKDPQAIAGAMRWLLEHPAEAEAMGRRGRQLIVERLNWGVEFDKLTALYARLSRTGAPRSQEA; from the coding sequence ATGCTGCCCAAAATCGTTCATCTAACCTCGGCCCACCCGCCCTTTGACGTGCGGATTTTCCACCGGGAGTGCGTAAGCCTGGCCCAGGCCGGCTATAAGGTGGTGCTGGTAGCCCCCCACGAGCAGGACGAGGTACGCCAGGGGGTACAGGTGCGGGCCATAAGCAAAACCCACAAGGGCCGCCTGGGCCGCATGCTGGGGACGGTCTGGGCAGTCTACAAGCAAGCCCTGGCAGCGCAGGGCGACATCTATCATTTTCACGATCCCGAGCTGATCCCCATTGGGCTACTGTTGCGGCTGCAAGGCAAAAAAGTGGTCTACGACGTGCACGAAGACGTACCCACCGACATCCTCAGCAAGAACTGGATTCCCAGGCCCTTGCGCGGCCTGGTCGCCCTGGGTATGCGGCTGCTGGAACGGCTGGCCGGTCATCTCTTGAGCGGTATCGTGGCGGTCACCGAGCCCATTGCTGCTCGTTTCCCCGCCCACAAGACCATCCTGTTGCAAAACTTTCCCCACCCCCAGGAGGTGGCCGCGCTGGAAGACCGGCCCTACGCGCAAAGGCCCGCCCGGGCGCTGTACGCCGGGAGCATCACCGCCGTGCGGGGGCTTTTTGAGATGCTAGAAGCCATGCAACAACTCCAGGACTCGCCGCTCCGGCTGACCCTGATCGGGGCCTTTGCTCCCTCGGCGCTCCAGGCCCAGGCCGCGCAACACCCCGGCTACCGGCAGGTAGACTTTCTGGGCTACAAAAACCGCCCCGAAACCCTCGAGCTACTCTCCCAAAGCCGCATGGGTCTGGCGGTGCTCCATCCCATCCCCAGCTTTTTGGTCTCGCAACCCACCAAGCTCTATGAATACATGATGGCCGGGATTCCTTTCGTGGCCTCGGACTTTCCGCTTTGGCGGGCCTCGGTCGGCGATACGGCCTGTGGCCTGTTTGTAAATCCCAAAGACCCCCAGGCCATCGCCGGAGCCATGCGGTGGCTGCTCGAGCATCCCGCCGAAGCCGAGGCCATGGGCCGGCGCGGGCGGCAGCTTATCGTCGAGCGGCTCAACTGGGGCGTGGAGTTCGACAAGCTAACCGCGCTTTATGCCAGGCTCAGCCGTACCGGCGCACCGCGCAGTCAGGAGGCTTGA
- a CDS encoding DegT/DnrJ/EryC1/StrS aminotransferase family protein, with protein sequence MNTLTQIPILDLSAEVSELWDELNTAIQQVLRSTQFIMGPEVQQLEQQLAQYLGVKHAIALNSGTDALIIGLRALGIGPGDEVITSPFTFFATAEAISLLGATPVFVDIDPASFNLNPELLKAAISPRTKAIIPVHLYGNPATMDEILAIARQHGLQVLEDCAQSFGARYWGTGGPRFTGTLGDAGAFSFFPSKNLGAYGDGGLLVTDHDPVAEQARMLRAHGSRKKYHNEVVGYNSRLDTLQAAILLVKLPHLERYNQARRAIAQRYNEELAGLEGLLIPTLTPGHIFHQYTVRVLGGRRDLVQARLAEQGVGTMVYYPVPLHQLPIYRPLGLHLPESERAAQEVLSLPIWPQMPRETQRVVVEAVRAAVRN encoded by the coding sequence GTGAACACCCTGACCCAGATTCCAATCCTCGACCTGAGCGCCGAAGTTAGTGAGCTCTGGGATGAGCTCAACACCGCCATTCAGCAAGTCCTGCGTTCCACCCAGTTCATCATGGGGCCGGAGGTACAGCAGCTCGAGCAACAGCTTGCCCAGTATCTTGGGGTAAAGCATGCCATTGCCCTCAACTCCGGCACCGATGCGCTCATCATTGGGCTTAGGGCCTTGGGTATAGGGCCAGGGGATGAGGTAATTACCAGCCCCTTCACCTTTTTTGCCACCGCCGAGGCCATCAGCTTGCTGGGCGCTACGCCGGTGTTTGTGGACATCGACCCCGCCAGTTTCAACCTTAACCCCGAGCTGCTAAAGGCCGCCATTTCGCCCAGAACCAAGGCCATTATCCCGGTACACCTGTACGGTAACCCCGCCACCATGGACGAGATTCTGGCCATTGCCCGGCAACATGGCCTCCAGGTGCTAGAAGACTGCGCCCAGTCCTTCGGCGCCCGCTATTGGGGCACGGGTGGCCCTCGCTTCACCGGCACCTTGGGAGACGCCGGGGCTTTCTCCTTCTTTCCCTCTAAGAACCTAGGGGCCTACGGAGACGGCGGCTTGCTGGTCACCGACCACGACCCCGTAGCCGAACAGGCCCGCATGCTCCGGGCCCACGGTTCGCGCAAGAAGTACCACAACGAGGTGGTGGGTTATAATTCGCGCCTCGACACCCTGCAAGCCGCCATTCTGCTGGTTAAGTTGCCGCACCTGGAGCGCTACAACCAGGCCCGCCGGGCCATTGCCCAGCGCTACAACGAGGAGCTGGCCGGTCTCGAGGGCCTCCTCATCCCCACCCTGACCCCAGGGCACATCTTCCACCAGTACACCGTGCGGGTTCTGGGCGGGCGGCGCGACCTGGTACAGGCCCGTCTGGCCGAGCAGGGGGTGGGCACCATGGTCTACTACCCGGTGCCGCTGCACCAGCTACCCATCTACCGGCCCCTGGGGCTCCACCTGCCCGAAAGCGAACGGGCCGCCCAGGAGGTGCTCTCGTTGCCCATCTGGCCACAAATGCCTCGGGAAACCCAGAGGGTGGTGGTCGAGGCAGTTAGAGCCGCCGTACGGAACTAG
- a CDS encoding nucleotide sugar dehydrogenase, translating to MQTVVDPKTRLLQRIEDKTATVGVVGMGYVGLPFAVEKAKVGYRVVGIDRSARRVEMINRGQNYIGDVRDEELSDLVARGLIRATTGFEVVPELDVVVIAVPTPLTKNLVPDLQYVEGVTAEIAKYLRPGQLVSLESTTYPGTTEEIMLPLLEQSGLKLNQDFFLAHSPERVDPGNARYTTKNTNKVVGGVGPESLEVAVAFYSKTIDHVVPVSSAKAAELVKVFENTFRAVNIALVNELTLLCDRMDLNVWEVLDAAFTKPFGIMPFYPGPGVGGHCIPLDPHYLEWKAKEYNFNTHFINLAGEINRKMPEFTVDKAARVLSQHGKPLHGAKVVLLGMAYKANLDDYRESPAIEVYKLLQKRGAEVVFHDSWTPHIEEHGLVADSVELTDELLQSADLVIITTNHSNVDYARVVALSKAVLDTRYATRGLKADHVVLL from the coding sequence ATGCAGACCGTAGTAGACCCCAAAACCCGTTTGTTGCAGCGCATCGAAGACAAAACCGCCACCGTAGGTGTAGTGGGCATGGGCTATGTGGGCCTGCCCTTTGCGGTGGAAAAGGCCAAAGTAGGCTACCGCGTGGTGGGCATTGACCGCAGCGCCCGGCGCGTGGAGATGATTAACCGGGGCCAGAACTACATTGGCGACGTGCGGGACGAGGAGCTGAGCGACCTGGTAGCCCGGGGTCTGATCCGCGCCACCACCGGTTTCGAGGTAGTACCCGAGCTCGATGTGGTGGTCATTGCCGTACCCACCCCCCTCACCAAGAATCTGGTGCCCGACTTGCAGTACGTGGAGGGTGTCACCGCCGAAATTGCCAAGTATCTGCGGCCCGGCCAACTGGTGAGCCTCGAGTCCACCACCTATCCCGGCACCACCGAGGAGATCATGCTACCCTTGCTGGAGCAAAGCGGCCTCAAGCTCAACCAAGACTTCTTCCTGGCCCACAGCCCTGAACGAGTAGACCCCGGCAACGCCCGCTACACCACCAAGAACACCAACAAGGTGGTCGGTGGGGTGGGGCCCGAGAGCCTCGAGGTCGCGGTGGCTTTCTACAGCAAGACCATTGACCATGTCGTACCGGTGAGCAGCGCCAAGGCCGCAGAGCTGGTCAAGGTTTTCGAAAACACCTTCCGGGCTGTAAACATTGCCCTGGTCAACGAGCTCACCCTTCTGTGCGACCGTATGGACTTGAATGTGTGGGAGGTGCTGGACGCTGCTTTTACCAAACCCTTCGGCATTATGCCGTTTTATCCCGGGCCGGGGGTGGGCGGTCACTGCATCCCGCTCGACCCGCACTACCTCGAGTGGAAGGCCAAAGAGTACAACTTCAACACCCATTTCATCAACCTGGCCGGTGAAATCAACCGCAAGATGCCGGAGTTCACGGTGGACAAGGCTGCCAGGGTGCTGAGCCAACACGGCAAACCCTTGCACGGGGCCAAGGTGGTGCTCCTGGGCATGGCCTACAAAGCCAACCTGGACGACTACCGCGAAAGCCCGGCCATCGAGGTATACAAGCTCTTGCAGAAGCGGGGGGCCGAGGTGGTCTTCCACGATAGCTGGACGCCGCACATCGAAGAGCACGGCCTGGTAGCCGATAGTGTGGAGCTCACCGACGAGCTATTGCAGTCGGCCGACCTGGTCATTATCACCACCAATCACAGCAACGTGGACTATGCCCGGGTGGTGGCCCTATCCAAGGCGGTGCTCGACACCCGCTACGCCACCCGCGGACTTAAGGCCGACCATGTGGTGCTGTTGTAA
- a CDS encoding glycosyltransferase family 4 protein, with protein sequence MRFLFLTQYFPPEIGAAQVRLASVIRELVRLGHQVEVLTALPNYPTGRVFEGYRGKLWLEEDWEGVRVVRTWLYPAMGTGPKRLLNYFSFVFSALGGLLKVQKPDYIFVESPPLFLSLTGYLASRRFGVPFIFNVADLWPDSVRQLGLMKEGPLLRLAEGLERWSYRQAHFVTAVTEGIQKILLEEKQVPAHKVLYLPNGVDTERFRPLPPDLELARELNLEGKKVVLYAGNHGYAHGLEVALQAARLLPEEVVLVLIGDGSEKPRLQQMAQEMQLSNVRFLDPKPPEYITRLYSLAVAGLSTLRDSPLFEMTRPVKIFAGMSCAKPILYTGRGEGARLIEAAQAGLVSPPEDAQALAQHIRTVVENPSLAAELGQNGRRYVEAHLSWSSLIQNWLYQLQSQPPKAEKVPG encoded by the coding sequence GTGCGTTTCTTGTTTCTAACCCAGTATTTTCCCCCGGAAATCGGTGCAGCACAGGTACGGCTGGCCTCGGTAATCCGCGAGCTGGTGCGGCTTGGACACCAGGTGGAAGTGCTCACCGCCCTGCCCAACTACCCCACCGGCCGGGTCTTTGAGGGATACCGCGGCAAGCTCTGGCTCGAGGAAGACTGGGAAGGGGTGCGGGTGGTGCGCACCTGGCTCTACCCCGCTATGGGCACCGGCCCCAAGCGGCTGCTCAACTACTTCAGTTTTGTGTTCAGTGCGCTGGGAGGGCTGCTTAAGGTGCAGAAGCCCGACTATATTTTTGTTGAATCGCCCCCCCTTTTTCTCAGTCTGACCGGCTACCTGGCCTCACGCCGGTTTGGGGTTCCATTCATTTTTAACGTAGCCGACCTCTGGCCCGACTCGGTGCGCCAACTCGGGTTGATGAAAGAAGGGCCGCTCTTACGCCTGGCCGAGGGCCTCGAGCGCTGGAGCTACCGCCAGGCCCATTTTGTAACCGCTGTTACCGAGGGCATTCAGAAAATTTTGCTCGAGGAAAAGCAGGTACCGGCGCACAAGGTGCTCTACTTACCCAACGGGGTGGACACCGAGCGGTTCAGGCCCCTCCCCCCCGACCTGGAACTGGCGCGTGAGCTGAACCTGGAGGGCAAAAAGGTGGTTTTGTATGCCGGCAACCACGGCTATGCCCACGGCCTCGAGGTCGCGCTGCAAGCAGCCAGGCTGCTGCCAGAGGAGGTAGTTCTGGTGCTAATAGGCGACGGCTCCGAAAAACCCCGCTTGCAGCAGATGGCCCAGGAAATGCAGCTTTCCAACGTACGCTTTCTAGACCCCAAGCCTCCCGAATACATCACCCGGCTCTACTCTCTGGCTGTGGCGGGCCTCTCCACCCTGCGTGACTCTCCCCTCTTCGAAATGACCCGCCCGGTCAAGATATTTGCCGGTATGAGCTGCGCCAAACCCATCCTGTACACCGGCCGCGGCGAGGGCGCCCGGCTAATCGAAGCAGCCCAGGCCGGTCTGGTCAGCCCGCCCGAGGACGCCCAAGCCCTGGCCCAGCATATCCGCACCGTGGTAGAGAATCCCTCGCTGGCGGCAGAGCTAGGCCAGAACGGGCGACGCTATGTGGAAGCCCATCTGAGTTGGTCGAGTCTAATCCAAAACTGGCTCTACCAGCTTCAATCCCAACCCCCCAAAGCCGAAAAAGTACCCGGATAA
- a CDS encoding choice-of-anchor Q domain-containing protein → MKRRASIPRLKPRPKNIKWLVAFLVVLLAACITGSQYNPTYPKPDTSYGLFSLPSGTTFYVGPGGSNANDGSRERPWATISYGASRLKPGQILRVLPGTYNEAVSVAVSGTASQRIVIAADSRWAAKVNAQGALFGIDVRGSYVDIIGFEVTGATNSGIISWGSQNRILFNHVYGIRAQCDTNGGAGINASQPNASNISILSNLVHDIGDLSAGSCTRIHGIYQGSPQGVIQNNIIYRTRGFGITNWQAATAVIMTHNLSFANLYGGISVGSGENTRGFKAENFLVANNIVVGNPRGISEENNTGVNRFVANLVWNNTTNWVLLTSSQQNSLSEDPRFINFKADGTGDYRLQNDSPAIDKGIREAAPGFDFLGQARIQGAAPDLGPLEMR, encoded by the coding sequence ATGAAAAGGCGCGCCTCTATTCCCCGGCTAAAACCGCGGCCCAAAAATATAAAATGGCTGGTAGCGTTCCTGGTCGTCTTGCTGGCAGCCTGCATTACCGGCTCCCAGTACAACCCCACATACCCCAAGCCGGATACTTCCTATGGCTTATTCAGCCTTCCCAGCGGAACCACCTTCTACGTGGGGCCCGGCGGCAGCAACGCCAACGACGGCTCGCGCGAGCGGCCCTGGGCTACCATCAGCTACGGCGCTTCCCGGCTCAAGCCGGGCCAGATTCTGCGGGTGCTCCCCGGCACCTACAACGAGGCGGTGAGCGTGGCCGTGAGCGGTACTGCCTCCCAGCGCATCGTGATTGCCGCCGACAGCCGCTGGGCGGCCAAGGTCAACGCCCAGGGGGCCTTGTTCGGCATCGACGTGCGCGGTAGCTATGTGGACATCATCGGCTTTGAGGTGACCGGGGCTACCAACAGCGGCATCATTAGCTGGGGTAGCCAGAACCGCATTCTCTTCAACCATGTCTATGGTATCCGGGCCCAGTGCGACACCAACGGCGGCGCGGGCATCAACGCCAGCCAGCCCAACGCCAGCAACATTAGCATCCTGAGCAATTTAGTACACGACATCGGCGATCTTTCGGCGGGTTCGTGTACCCGTATCCACGGCATCTATCAGGGAAGCCCCCAGGGGGTCATCCAAAACAACATCATCTACCGGACTCGAGGCTTTGGCATCACCAACTGGCAGGCCGCCACCGCGGTGATCATGACCCACAACCTCTCGTTTGCCAACCTCTACGGCGGCATCTCGGTAGGTTCGGGTGAGAATACCCGCGGCTTCAAGGCCGAGAACTTCCTGGTGGCCAACAACATTGTGGTGGGCAACCCCCGCGGCATCAGCGAGGAGAACAACACCGGGGTCAACCGCTTCGTAGCCAACCTGGTCTGGAACAACACCACCAACTGGGTTTTGCTCACCAGTAGCCAGCAAAATAGCCTGAGCGAAGACCCTCGCTTTATAAACTTCAAGGCCGACGGCACCGGCGACTACCGCCTGCAAAACGACAGTCCGGCCATTGATAAGGGCATCCGCGAGGCGGCTCCCGGCTTTGATTTCCTGGGTCAAGCGCGTATTCAGGGCGCTGCACCCGATCTAGGCCCGCTCGAGATGCGCTAA
- the asnB gene encoding asparagine synthase (glutamine-hydrolyzing): MCGIAGIVLHKPGALNWAVQALGSLHHRGPDDQGWLAWGPTTRRGRAWEQAEGSVLLVHRRLSILDLSEQGWQPMSSPDERYHLVFNGEIYNYLELRQELQALGYCFRSHSDTEVLLAAWARWSTECLNRLVGMFAFAVLDTQEQSLYLVRDFFGIKPLYYGRFAEGVGFASEIPALLELPGISRQAHPAGLYRYLRFGLTDDGDQTLFADIRQLPAAHYLRLNLRDRQFGSPTRYWQPTLKAPLELSFEQAAEAVRAQFLENVRLHLRSDVPVGAALSGGIDSSAIVMAMRHLEPDLELHTFTYVADSGISEESWADLVGQAAGVRAHKVKPSAYELVADLDHLVRVQGEPFGSTSIYAQYRVFRLAQEAGIKVMLDGQGADEVLAGYAVYGGARLASLVRQGRWGEALAFLRSSRLEPALKDTWKSAIGFLLPARLEPLARRLIGQELAPSWLNRTWFTERGVPLTSPRSVHGREVLREELLQSLTETSLPKLLRYEDRNSMAHSIESRVPFLTPKLVELLLNLPEAYILSPEGQTKAVFRRAMQGLVPQAILDRKDKVGFATPEQRWLDQLAPWVKQQLDASTLSQIHPLRQTLLQEEFAAVLAGRKPFDTRVWRWINLIAWARSFGVRFD, from the coding sequence TTGTGTGGTATTGCAGGCATCGTTTTGCATAAACCAGGCGCCCTCAACTGGGCCGTCCAGGCTCTGGGGAGCTTGCATCACCGCGGCCCGGACGACCAGGGGTGGCTGGCCTGGGGCCCCACGACCCGCCGCGGGAGGGCTTGGGAGCAGGCCGAGGGATCGGTGCTGCTGGTACACCGGCGGCTTTCCATCCTGGATCTCTCGGAGCAGGGCTGGCAACCCATGTCGAGCCCGGATGAACGCTATCACCTGGTATTCAACGGTGAAATTTACAACTACCTCGAGTTACGCCAGGAACTACAGGCCCTGGGGTATTGTTTTCGCTCCCACTCCGATACCGAGGTGCTGCTGGCTGCTTGGGCCCGCTGGAGCACCGAATGCCTGAACCGCCTGGTGGGCATGTTTGCTTTTGCGGTGCTCGATACCCAAGAGCAAAGTCTCTACCTGGTGCGGGATTTTTTTGGCATCAAGCCGCTTTATTACGGCCGCTTCGCCGAGGGCGTGGGCTTTGCCTCGGAAATCCCGGCATTGCTCGAGCTGCCGGGGATTAGCCGGCAGGCTCACCCGGCGGGCCTCTACCGCTACTTGCGCTTTGGCCTGACCGACGATGGGGATCAGACGCTTTTTGCCGATATTCGGCAGCTCCCAGCGGCCCACTACCTGCGGTTGAACCTCAGAGACCGGCAGTTCGGTAGCCCCACGCGCTACTGGCAGCCCACGCTCAAGGCCCCGCTCGAGCTCTCCTTCGAACAGGCCGCCGAGGCAGTGCGGGCGCAGTTTCTGGAAAACGTGCGGCTGCACCTCCGCTCGGATGTGCCGGTAGGGGCCGCACTTTCGGGAGGTATTGACTCCTCGGCCATCGTGATGGCCATGCGCCACCTCGAGCCCGACCTCGAGCTCCACACCTTCACCTATGTGGCCGACAGCGGCATCTCCGAGGAGTCCTGGGCCGACCTAGTCGGCCAGGCTGCCGGGGTTAGGGCCCACAAGGTCAAACCCAGCGCCTACGAGCTGGTAGCCGACCTCGACCACCTGGTGCGGGTGCAGGGCGAGCCTTTTGGTTCGACCAGCATCTACGCCCAGTACCGGGTGTTCCGCCTGGCCCAGGAAGCCGGAATCAAGGTAATGCTGGACGGACAGGGAGCCGACGAGGTGCTGGCCGGTTATGCCGTGTACGGCGGGGCCCGCCTGGCCTCGCTGGTGCGCCAGGGGCGCTGGGGCGAGGCCCTGGCTTTCTTACGGTCAAGCCGGCTCGAGCCGGCCCTCAAAGACACCTGGAAAAGCGCCATCGGCTTTTTGCTCCCCGCGCGCTTAGAACCCCTGGCCCGCCGGTTGATCGGACAGGAGCTGGCCCCTTCCTGGCTCAATCGCACCTGGTTTACCGAACGCGGCGTACCGCTGACCTCGCCCCGCAGTGTCCACGGCCGGGAGGTGCTGCGCGAAGAGCTTTTGCAATCCCTCACCGAGACCAGCCTCCCTAAGCTGCTGCGCTACGAAGATCGCAACTCCATGGCCCATTCCATCGAGAGCCGGGTGCCCTTCCTCACGCCCAAACTGGTAGAGCTGTTGCTCAACCTGCCCGAGGCTTACATTCTTTCGCCCGAGGGCCAGACCAAGGCCGTGTTCCGCCGGGCCATGCAGGGTTTGGTACCCCAGGCCATTCTGGATCGCAAAGACAAGGTGGGGTTTGCCACCCCCGAGCAGCGCTGGCTGGATCAACTGGCCCCTTGGGTTAAACAACAACTGGATGCCTCCACCCTAAGCCAGATTCACCCCCTACGACAGACTCTGCTGCAAGAGGAATTCGCCGCCGTGCTGGCGGGGCGCAAGCCTTTCGATACCCGGGTGTGGCGCTGGATTAACCTAATCGCCTGGGCCCGCTCCTTTGGGGTGCGCTTTGACTAA
- a CDS encoding Gfo/Idh/MocA family protein, which yields MKNFALIGAAGYIAPRHLKAIKDTGNTLVAALDPFDSVGILDAHFPEAEFFTQPEVFEDYLYSLRGTPQQVDYVSIASPNYLHAAHIRMALRAGADAICEKPLVLWPEEILQLKDLEAETGRRVWTILQLRTHEALLALQQRLQTQPRRKYQLDLTYITSRGTWYLRSWKGRTEQSGGLATNIGVHFFDMLTWLFGPVEQVEVHRRDDTVASGYLELARAQVRWFLSIDVNHVPQHLRAQGKRTYRSMRLDGEEIEFSEGFTELHTRVYERTLAGAGFGLDDTYEAIATVAKIRNLPLSPRQETLHPLLQQVEQ from the coding sequence ATGAAGAACTTTGCACTCATTGGCGCAGCAGGCTATATTGCACCCCGTCACCTCAAGGCCATCAAGGACACCGGCAACACCCTGGTGGCCGCACTCGACCCCTTCGACTCGGTGGGCATCCTGGATGCTCACTTCCCCGAGGCCGAGTTCTTCACCCAGCCCGAGGTGTTCGAGGACTACCTCTATAGCCTGCGCGGCACCCCACAGCAGGTAGATTATGTGAGCATCGCCAGCCCCAACTACCTGCATGCTGCCCATATCCGCATGGCCCTTAGGGCCGGGGCCGATGCCATCTGTGAGAAGCCGCTGGTGCTCTGGCCTGAAGAAATCTTGCAACTCAAAGACCTCGAGGCCGAGACCGGGCGGCGGGTCTGGACCATCCTGCAACTGCGCACCCACGAGGCGCTGCTGGCTCTTCAGCAACGGCTGCAAACCCAGCCCCGGCGCAAATACCAGCTAGACCTCACCTACATCACCAGCCGGGGCACCTGGTACTTGCGTAGCTGGAAGGGCCGTACCGAACAGTCCGGCGGCCTGGCTACCAACATTGGGGTGCACTTCTTCGATATGCTGACCTGGCTTTTTGGCCCGGTCGAGCAGGTAGAGGTTCACCGCCGCGACGATACCGTGGCCTCGGGCTACCTCGAGCTTGCGCGGGCCCAGGTGCGGTGGTTTCTCTCGATTGATGTCAATCATGTACCCCAGCACCTGCGGGCCCAGGGCAAACGCACCTACCGCTCCATGCGCCTGGACGGCGAGGAGATCGAGTTCTCCGAAGGCTTTACCGAACTACACACCCGCGTCTACGAGCGCACCCTGGCGGGCGCGGGCTTCGGTCTCGACGACACCTACGAGGCCATCGCCACCGTTGCCAAAATCCGCAACCTGCCCCTTTCCCCGCGCCAGGAGACCCTCCACCCGCTCTTACAGCAAGTCGAGCAGTAA